In Actinomyces radicidentis, one genomic interval encodes:
- a CDS encoding sugar O-acetyltransferase: MSTTPDDASRPASAAEPRTVDFQFDDAETRRRLGSGELYVDFGPGLEDLDAQRTRGKVLAERFNATSAADADGRTAIARELFASFGDSWLEAPIYLAYQGHTSIGDECWFNTGTTIIDDATLTIGDRVLLGPHVTLTTAGRPLDAAVRRTWAQYSAPITIGDDCWLGANVTVLPGVMIGEGSVIASGALVNRDVPPRSLVAGVPGRVLRELTEDERERDLRGFPGTGPMKRA, translated from the coding sequence GTGAGCACCACGCCCGATGACGCGTCCCGCCCCGCCTCCGCAGCCGAGCCCCGGACCGTCGACTTCCAGTTCGACGACGCCGAGACCCGCCGCCGCCTCGGCTCCGGCGAGCTCTACGTCGACTTCGGTCCCGGCCTGGAGGACCTCGACGCCCAGCGCACCCGCGGCAAGGTCCTCGCCGAGCGCTTCAACGCCACCTCCGCCGCCGACGCCGACGGCCGCACCGCCATCGCCCGCGAGCTCTTCGCCTCCTTCGGCGACTCCTGGCTCGAGGCCCCGATCTACCTCGCCTACCAGGGCCATACGAGCATCGGCGACGAGTGCTGGTTCAACACGGGCACCACGATCATCGACGACGCCACCCTCACCATCGGCGACCGCGTCCTCCTCGGACCCCACGTCACCCTCACGACCGCGGGCCGCCCGCTCGACGCCGCGGTGCGCCGCACCTGGGCCCAGTACTCCGCGCCCATCACCATCGGCGACGACTGCTGGCTCGGCGCCAACGTCACCGTCCTGCCGGGCGTCATGATCGGCGAGGGGAGCGTCATCGCCTCCGGCGCGCTCGTCAACCGCGACGTCCCGCCGCGCAGCCTCGTCGCCGGGGTGCCGGGGAGGGTCCTGCGCGAGCTCACCGAGGACGAGCGCGAGCGCGATCTGCGCGGCTTCCCCGGCACCGGCCCGATGAAGCGGGCCTGA
- a CDS encoding MATE family efflux transporter yields MPNTLTQGSPWRAILAFSIPLVLGNMVQQGYQLADTVVVGRFVGVLPLAAVGATGVLVWLITGFSWGMTAGLAIPIAQAYGAKDEAAVRRSVGVGAWISLGLTVILTLIGTLLIRHLLTLLRTPAELMDDAATFGFISFLFMVAVIAFNYLSVILRAVGDSRTPLYFLAVSAALNIVLDFVLIGALRMGVAGAGFATAAAQTVSALLCLWWISRRFPIFHLSRDDWRVTREQLSHHLGLGVPLGFQASITALGGVAVQIRLNTLGSESVAAFTTASRVDGLAVTFLIGMEVAVSTYVAQNWGARDLARVRAGVSQAFRMVITEAVILGILLVLANRPLVHLSIGDADPTVVDLSAHAVELWALTYWILGVLFVARGALQGLGRMRAPFWSGSVELVLRVLAAVWLGGIIGFMGVAAASPLAWAGAVALLLPSYLRVRSRLLDDDALAAAQARPGPVVRRRPRLPGRGRARRGGRAGRGQRARRLDG; encoded by the coding sequence ATGCCCAACACGCTCACCCAGGGCTCGCCCTGGCGCGCCATCCTCGCCTTCTCCATCCCCCTGGTCCTGGGCAACATGGTCCAGCAGGGCTACCAGCTCGCCGACACCGTCGTCGTCGGCCGCTTCGTCGGCGTCCTCCCGCTCGCCGCCGTCGGCGCCACCGGCGTCCTCGTCTGGCTCATCACCGGCTTCTCCTGGGGCATGACCGCCGGCCTCGCCATCCCCATCGCCCAGGCCTACGGCGCCAAGGACGAGGCCGCCGTCCGACGCTCCGTCGGCGTCGGCGCCTGGATCAGCCTCGGCCTCACCGTCATCCTCACCCTCATCGGCACCCTCCTCATCCGGCACCTCCTCACGCTCCTGCGCACCCCGGCCGAGCTCATGGACGACGCCGCCACCTTCGGCTTCATCAGCTTCCTGTTCATGGTCGCCGTCATCGCCTTCAACTACCTCTCGGTGATCCTCCGAGCCGTCGGCGACTCCCGCACCCCGCTCTACTTCCTCGCCGTCTCCGCCGCCCTCAACATCGTCCTGGACTTCGTGCTCATCGGCGCCCTCCGCATGGGCGTCGCCGGCGCCGGATTCGCGACCGCCGCCGCCCAGACCGTCTCCGCCCTCCTGTGCCTGTGGTGGATCAGCAGACGCTTCCCGATCTTCCACCTGAGCCGTGACGACTGGCGCGTCACCCGCGAGCAGCTCAGCCACCACCTCGGCCTTGGCGTCCCCCTCGGCTTCCAGGCCTCCATCACCGCCCTCGGCGGCGTCGCCGTCCAGATCCGGCTCAACACCCTCGGCTCCGAGTCCGTCGCCGCCTTCACCACCGCCTCCCGCGTCGACGGCCTCGCCGTCACCTTCCTCATCGGCATGGAGGTGGCCGTCTCCACCTACGTCGCCCAGAACTGGGGCGCCCGCGACCTCGCGCGCGTCCGCGCCGGTGTCAGCCAGGCCTTCCGCATGGTCATCACCGAGGCCGTCATCCTCGGCATTCTGCTCGTCCTGGCCAACAGGCCCCTCGTCCACCTCTCCATCGGCGACGCCGACCCCACCGTCGTCGACCTGTCCGCCCACGCCGTCGAGCTGTGGGCGCTGACCTACTGGATCCTCGGCGTCCTCTTCGTCGCCCGCGGCGCCCTCCAGGGCCTCGGCCGCATGCGCGCCCCCTTCTGGTCCGGCTCGGTCGAGCTCGTCCTGCGCGTCCTCGCCGCCGTCTGGCTCGGCGGGATCATCGGCTTCATGGGAGTGGCCGCCGCCTCCCCCCTCGCCTGGGCCGGCGCCGTCGCCCTCCTCCTGCCCTCCTACCTGCGCGTGCGGTCCCGGCTCCTCGACGACGACGCCCTCGCCGCCGCGCAGGCCCGGCCCGGCCCGGTGGTGCGCCGCCGGCCGCGGCTGCCCGGGCGCGGGCGTGCGCGCCGCGGTGGGCGTGCGGGGCGCGGCCAGAGGGCTCGGAGACTCGACGGCTGA
- a CDS encoding PH domain-containing protein, translated as MPAELDAVASWIFQAECPIPNDVGPLLVQGERPVTAYKTFRDSAIFTDRRLIVRDAQGITGKKVELYSLPYSAINMWSSENAGTFDLDAELELWTRAGHIKIKLGRGVDVRRLDLLISTMVLGRV; from the coding sequence ATGCCCGCAGAACTCGACGCCGTCGCCAGTTGGATCTTCCAGGCGGAGTGCCCGATCCCGAATGACGTCGGCCCGCTCCTGGTCCAGGGAGAGCGCCCCGTCACCGCCTACAAGACCTTCCGCGACTCGGCGATCTTCACGGACCGTCGACTCATCGTCCGCGACGCGCAGGGGATCACCGGCAAGAAGGTGGAGCTCTACTCGCTTCCGTACTCCGCCATCAACATGTGGTCGAGCGAGAACGCGGGCACGTTCGACCTCGACGCCGAGCTCGAGCTGTGGACGCGCGCCGGCCACATCAAGATCAAGCTCGGCCGAGGCGTCGACGTGCGCCGGCTCGACCTGCTCATCTCGACGATGGTCCTCGGCCGCGTCTGA
- a CDS encoding ATP-binding protein, with protein sequence MTDSELEEIVRRLRRQGADDHLVEVKSAATKVPKDLWPSVSAFANTEGGLVILGLAEKDHFAPAEGFDATKILDEVRSGLDEAPGAHPKVQPLPDVDLERRHVDGADVVLLRIHPLREKPGVHLPCYVLAQGVTAGSYTRVGDADRHLTAYEIYLLSSRLQPDDTDRGTVPSLTADDLDEALVADLVSALRERSSRALDGIAPTDRTGALRRLNVLAEDHRLTLAGCLALAAYPQQDYPQLTIDVTVHPGAEKSLDGTTRFLDRRVCDGPLPVAVRDAVDTVLKNLRTRRVVDGLGGTDVPEIPAEVLREAIVNAVMHRDYSAAVRGQQVAVDVYPDRVEVINPGGFWGDRTKDNVAEGRSAKRNEVLAKLLGDARIPGSRSSLAETQGSGIPRMIHAMRQHGLPAPSYASSTIGHVIVRLDRFGLLDPEMETWLEGLPGDVDRRPEERSALALAKTTGHVTVADLRSNLGLDSDDCRDVLGRLLGDGLLIGINDGPYVLADLERTIVMTSAQHSVLAVLDAVVPRSVREIAELTGKSVSALRPVLRDLVAAGLIQATAPPQSKNRRYLLAP encoded by the coding sequence GTGACTGATAGTGAGCTCGAGGAGATCGTGCGCCGGTTGCGGCGCCAAGGCGCTGACGACCACCTCGTCGAGGTCAAGTCCGCCGCGACCAAGGTGCCCAAGGACCTCTGGCCCTCAGTGTCGGCATTCGCCAACACGGAGGGCGGCCTCGTCATCCTCGGCCTCGCCGAGAAGGACCACTTCGCTCCCGCCGAGGGCTTCGACGCCACCAAGATCCTCGACGAGGTGCGCTCAGGCCTCGACGAGGCCCCAGGGGCGCACCCCAAGGTGCAGCCCCTCCCAGACGTCGACCTTGAACGACGGCATGTCGACGGCGCCGACGTCGTCCTCCTCCGCATCCACCCGCTCAGGGAGAAGCCCGGCGTCCACCTGCCCTGCTACGTCCTCGCCCAGGGCGTCACCGCCGGCAGCTACACCCGCGTCGGCGACGCGGACAGGCACCTCACCGCCTACGAGATCTACCTTCTGTCCAGCCGCCTTCAGCCAGACGACACGGACCGGGGCACCGTCCCGAGCCTCACCGCCGACGACCTGGACGAGGCACTCGTCGCCGACCTCGTGAGCGCGCTCAGAGAACGCTCCTCCCGGGCGCTCGACGGCATCGCGCCGACAGACCGCACCGGTGCCCTCCGTCGCCTCAACGTCCTGGCGGAGGACCACCGACTCACCCTCGCGGGATGCCTCGCCCTCGCCGCCTATCCGCAGCAGGACTATCCCCAGCTCACCATCGACGTCACCGTGCACCCGGGTGCGGAGAAGTCCCTCGATGGCACCACACGGTTCCTCGACCGCCGCGTCTGCGACGGCCCCCTCCCGGTCGCCGTCCGCGACGCCGTCGACACGGTCCTCAAGAACCTGCGCACCCGGCGCGTCGTCGACGGGCTCGGAGGTACGGACGTCCCAGAGATCCCCGCGGAGGTCCTCCGCGAAGCCATCGTCAACGCCGTCATGCACAGGGACTACTCCGCTGCCGTGCGCGGGCAGCAGGTCGCCGTCGACGTCTACCCCGACCGTGTCGAGGTCATCAACCCAGGCGGCTTCTGGGGTGACCGCACCAAGGACAACGTCGCCGAGGGGCGCTCCGCGAAGCGCAACGAGGTCCTCGCAAAGCTCCTCGGGGACGCCCGGATCCCTGGTAGCCGCTCAAGCCTGGCCGAGACGCAGGGATCCGGTATCCCACGGATGATCCACGCGATGCGCCAGCATGGGCTCCCGGCTCCGAGCTACGCCTCCTCGACCATCGGTCACGTGATCGTGCGGCTGGACCGCTTCGGACTCCTCGACCCCGAGATGGAGACCTGGCTCGAGGGTCTGCCCGGCGACGTTGACCGGAGGCCAGAGGAGCGGTCGGCGCTCGCCCTCGCGAAGACGACGGGCCACGTCACGGTCGCAGATCTGCGCAGCAACCTCGGGCTCGACTCAGACGACTGCCGAGACGTCCTCGGCCGTCTGCTCGGTGACGGGCTCCTGATCGGGATCAACGACGGACCGTACGTTCTCGCGGACCTCGAGCGGACGATCGTGATGACGAGCGCGCAGCACTCCGTCCTCGCGGTGCTCGACGCCGTCGTCCCGCGTTCCGTCCGTGAGATCGCCGAACTGACGGGAAAGTCGGTGTCGGCCCTCCGTCCAGTCCTCCGCGACCTCGTCGCGGCGGGACTCATCCAGGCGACCGCGCCACCGCAGAGCAAGAACCGCCGCTACCTCCTCGCGCCCTGA
- a CDS encoding DUF3427 domain-containing protein, which produces MTSNSASGVPIGVTQRVLTTALERELARYGDDVTPLVAQIDDAEVPERLSRHVGTLVARHLDGLKDEARVESVRRILEVIGEPGEVPAGKPSEVLAVTPTRAVIDESYVRTRPQTPLNDAALLTNARHDPSLASEIRAELASADSVDLLCAFVKWSGLRLLDEELRALKRRGGRFRVITTTYIGATERPALDRLVREFGAEVKIQYDVDRTRLHAKSWYFHRASGWNTAYVGSSNLSVPAMLDGVEWNVRLSKQQTGSLLTKFERTFESYWNDPSYVDYDPERDAAKVDAALARGRNRGRTDSGVASVSGLDVEPYPHQVKVLEQLEVERTLHGRHRNLIVAATGTGKTVIAAFDYRNAVRANGGSQPTFLFLAHREEILNHARATFRAVLKEGSFGEKYVNGFKPTHWNHVFATVQTLSRNLDQFDPTQFSIIVVDEFHHAEAATYRRILDYFLPAELVGMTATPERTDGINVRDEFFDGHTAAEIRLWDALEADLLTPFHYFAISDNTDLRRLTWSRGRYDERELTQLYVNNRARSGLILEQVRQKILNPRQMRALGFCVSVQHAAYMAEVFTAAGLPAIAVTGQSPDAVREDALARLGRHELAAIFTVDLYNEGVDLPEIDTVLFLRPTESATIFLQQLGRGLRKAADKAVLTALDFVGLQNTRFKFEAKYRALTGASRRALDDGVRHGFSYLPPGTEIELDEASQQAVLANLKEQISPRRATVVAELRTMVERSGRPTLVRFLEETQWDLSVVLKNAKWSWFDVQRDADVVTVEEGPRHRDIIHRSRALACVDDPERLRIYRAALDGSLPPYESLTPEEQTLVLMLVFSIWPSGGGFTTVEEALAALREEPGACMEFLDVLDVAESQIERVSVPIAGRLGREVLRAHAHYSREEIVVGMHYAGFDRRPDSLREGVFFSESLQTDVFLVTLKKNEKNYSPTTMYHDVAISPEVFHWESQSTTAADSPVGQRYIHHRERESEVLLFVRDEKRSDMGTAAPYLCLGSVDYLRHEGSRPIEFDWQLRVPMPAEVFAAASVH; this is translated from the coding sequence ATGACGAGCAATTCGGCCAGTGGCGTTCCCATTGGCGTGACACAGCGAGTGCTCACCACCGCCCTGGAGCGCGAACTCGCTCGGTATGGCGACGACGTCACGCCGCTGGTGGCCCAGATCGACGACGCCGAGGTGCCCGAACGGCTCTCGCGGCATGTCGGTACGCTCGTGGCCCGTCATCTGGACGGTCTCAAGGATGAGGCGCGCGTTGAGTCGGTCCGCCGGATCCTCGAGGTCATCGGTGAGCCTGGGGAAGTGCCAGCAGGCAAGCCTTCCGAGGTCCTTGCCGTCACGCCCACGCGCGCCGTCATTGACGAGTCGTACGTGAGGACGCGCCCGCAGACCCCGCTCAACGACGCTGCCTTGTTGACGAATGCGCGGCATGACCCGTCCCTGGCGAGCGAGATCCGCGCGGAACTTGCCTCGGCCGATTCCGTCGACCTGCTCTGCGCCTTCGTGAAGTGGAGCGGCCTACGACTCCTCGACGAGGAACTTCGCGCTCTCAAGCGCCGCGGTGGCAGGTTCCGAGTCATCACGACGACGTACATCGGCGCTACGGAGCGTCCTGCCCTCGACCGGCTTGTCCGCGAGTTCGGTGCCGAGGTCAAGATTCAGTACGACGTCGATCGCACGCGACTCCACGCCAAGTCGTGGTACTTCCACCGCGCGAGCGGATGGAACACGGCCTACGTCGGCTCCTCGAACCTCTCGGTGCCGGCGATGCTCGACGGCGTCGAGTGGAATGTCCGGCTTTCGAAGCAGCAGACCGGCTCGCTCCTCACCAAGTTTGAGCGCACCTTCGAGTCCTACTGGAACGATCCGAGTTACGTCGACTACGACCCTGAGCGTGACGCTGCGAAGGTCGACGCCGCGCTCGCACGTGGTCGCAATCGGGGGCGGACCGACAGCGGTGTCGCCTCGGTGTCTGGTCTCGATGTGGAGCCGTACCCGCACCAGGTGAAGGTGCTGGAGCAGCTCGAGGTCGAGCGGACGCTGCACGGCCGGCATCGCAATCTGATCGTGGCGGCGACGGGAACCGGCAAGACGGTCATCGCGGCCTTCGACTACCGCAACGCGGTCCGGGCCAATGGGGGTTCGCAGCCGACGTTTCTCTTCCTCGCCCACCGTGAGGAGATCCTCAACCACGCTCGGGCCACCTTCCGCGCTGTCCTCAAGGAGGGAAGCTTCGGTGAGAAGTACGTCAACGGCTTCAAGCCGACGCACTGGAACCATGTCTTCGCGACGGTCCAGACGCTGTCGCGCAACCTAGACCAGTTCGATCCGACGCAGTTCTCGATCATCGTCGTCGACGAGTTCCATCATGCCGAGGCCGCGACCTATCGGCGAATCCTCGACTACTTCCTTCCTGCCGAACTCGTCGGTATGACGGCGACGCCTGAGCGCACCGATGGCATCAATGTCCGTGACGAGTTCTTCGACGGGCACACTGCCGCGGAGATCCGTCTCTGGGATGCCCTTGAGGCCGACCTCCTCACGCCCTTCCACTACTTCGCAATCTCTGACAACACTGACCTGCGGAGGCTGACCTGGTCGCGAGGGCGGTATGACGAGCGTGAACTGACGCAGCTCTACGTCAACAATCGTGCCCGCAGTGGCCTGATTCTCGAACAGGTGCGCCAGAAGATCCTTAACCCTCGGCAGATGCGAGCGCTCGGTTTCTGCGTCAGCGTCCAGCACGCCGCGTACATGGCCGAGGTCTTCACTGCGGCAGGCCTTCCTGCTATCGCCGTCACGGGGCAGTCGCCTGATGCTGTTCGTGAGGATGCGCTCGCGCGGCTTGGTCGGCACGAGCTGGCCGCGATCTTCACAGTGGACCTCTACAACGAAGGCGTCGACCTGCCTGAAATCGACACCGTTCTCTTCCTCCGTCCCACGGAGTCCGCGACGATCTTCCTCCAGCAGTTGGGGCGGGGCCTGCGGAAGGCGGCCGACAAGGCCGTGCTGACTGCCCTCGACTTTGTCGGTTTGCAGAACACGAGGTTCAAGTTTGAGGCGAAGTACCGCGCGCTGACCGGGGCCTCGCGTCGCGCACTGGACGACGGTGTTCGCCATGGCTTCTCGTATCTGCCGCCCGGCACGGAGATCGAGCTCGACGAGGCTTCGCAGCAGGCAGTCCTCGCGAACCTCAAGGAACAGATCTCGCCCAGGCGCGCGACGGTCGTCGCTGAGCTTCGAACGATGGTGGAGCGGAGTGGACGGCCTACGCTGGTGCGCTTCCTGGAGGAGACGCAGTGGGACCTGTCTGTGGTGCTGAAGAACGCGAAGTGGTCGTGGTTCGACGTGCAGCGTGACGCCGACGTCGTCACCGTTGAGGAGGGACCGCGGCATCGCGACATCATTCATCGCTCCCGTGCTCTGGCGTGCGTCGATGATCCTGAGCGGCTCCGGATCTACCGTGCTGCCCTCGATGGATCGCTCCCGCCCTACGAGTCGTTGACTCCTGAGGAGCAGACGTTGGTGCTGATGCTGGTCTTCTCCATCTGGCCGTCGGGTGGCGGGTTCACGACAGTCGAGGAGGCGCTGGCTGCCCTGCGCGAAGAGCCTGGCGCCTGCATGGAGTTCCTCGACGTCCTCGACGTAGCGGAAAGTCAGATCGAACGTGTCTCGGTCCCTATCGCTGGTCGACTTGGTCGTGAGGTGCTTCGTGCGCACGCGCACTACTCGCGCGAGGAGATTGTCGTCGGCATGCACTACGCAGGCTTCGATCGCCGGCCGGACTCCCTCCGTGAGGGAGTGTTCTTCAGTGAGTCGCTTCAGACCGACGTCTTCCTCGTGACCCTCAAGAAGAACGAGAAGAACTACTCGCCGACGACCATGTACCACGACGTCGCGATCTCACCGGAGGTCTTCCACTGGGAGTCCCAGTCCACGACCGCTGCGGACTCGCCTGTCGGGCAGCGGTACATCCATCACCGGGAGCGGGAAAGCGAGGTCCTGCTCTTCGTGCGCGATGAGAAGCGCAGTGACATGGGGACCGCGGCGCCGTACCTCTGCCTTGGGTCCGTTGACTACCTCCGCCATGAGGGCAGCCGGCCCATCGAGTTCGACTGGCAGTTACGCGTGCCGATGCCGGCTGAGGTGTTCGCAGCGGCGAGCGTGCACTGA